From the Moorena sp. SIOASIH genome, the window CCCAGACAGTTTTTCACAGCATCAGTCTGAGAAAAAGTTGGGGCTATATAGTTATCGACCTGATATTGATGGTTTACGAGGTGTAGCTGTCCTGGCAGTTATTGTATTTCATATCAATAAATCATGGCTGCCGGGCGGGTTCACGGGCGTTGATATTTTCTTTGTGATTTCTGGCTGGGGGGGGCGACAAGCGCCAAACCTTTGCAGGGGAGCTTTTACTTGGCTAAAGCCTACGCCAAGGAAAATTGGTGGCCAACTCCTGACCAGGCAGCAATCAGCAAGAGCAGTATCTCCGATGATAACTGCATGAATGGTCTAGATATTAGTGATCATGTTGTGACTAGGGAACAGTTTGAAACGTGCACTATTCCACCTACAACACAAGACAATCTACACATTTTTATGATTGGTGATAGCCACGCCTTTGCGTTAGTACCTATGCTAGGTCAAGTACATAATGAAACTGGCATAGGTGTTACCACCGTTTCATCATCAGCTTGCCCAGTAAGTTTAAATATTTTGCGTAACCGCATTGAAGGTGGTCTATATACAGCTTGTCAAGACTACGTTAAAAGCATGCTTGAACTCGTTCAAGCAACAGCTAAGCCGGGAGATATTGTTCTTATTGCTTCCCGATATAGGACTTACTTGAGTAGTATCCCACCTATTTCTTGGATTGATACGGAATCTTACCATCGAGGTCAGTACGACTTGTTCAGGGATGGAAAATTAATTTCTAAGGCAGATGCTCA encodes:
- a CDS encoding SGNH hydrolase domain-containing protein translates to MAKAYAKENWWPTPDQAAISKSSISDDNCMNGLDISDHVVTREQFETCTIPPTTQDNLHIFMIGDSHAFALVPMLGQVHNETGIGVTTVSSSACPVSLNILRNRIEGGLYTACQDYVKSMLELVQATAKPGDIVLIASRYRTYLSSIPPISWIDTESYHRGQYDLFRDGKLISKADAQRQVATDLIEIGNQLAAKGVTLVLHAPLPEHHIRAEQCLPVWFSAGGGLKPECTVSREENLAHRQPAMDVLQTVEQALTNVYVWDVFDQLCPGEKCSHFRDGKPLFRDDDHLALYGSRSLVPDFIVFLQQHDLLEDGNV